In Populus alba chromosome 9, ASM523922v2, whole genome shotgun sequence, a genomic segment contains:
- the LOC118058760 gene encoding glucan endo-1,3-beta-glucosidase 7, translating into MAISILILLCLLQSFNFASSQSFIGVNYGQVADNLPPPSATAKLLQSTAVQKVRLYGADPAIIKALADTGIGIVIGAANGDIPALASDPNFATQWVNSNVLAYPSSKIILITVGNEVLLSNDQNLISQLLPAMQNMQKALTSASLGGKVKVSTVHSMAILSQSDPPSSGLFSPAYQDTMKGLLQFQKDNGSPIAVNPYPFFAYQSDPRPETLAFCLFQPNSGRVDSGNGIKYMNMFDAQVDAVRSALNAMGFNDIEILVAETGWPYKGDSNEVGPSVENARAYNGNLISRLRSMVGTPLMPGKSVDTYIFALYDEDLKPGPGSERSFGLFKPDLSMTYDIGLSKSSLTPSTPKPPATSSPSPATVGWCVPKTGASDTQLQASLDYACGQGIDCGPIQPGGACFIPDTLASHAAYAINLYYQASAKNPWNCDFSETAALTSKNPSYNGCTYPGGST; encoded by the exons ATGGCGATTTCAATCCTCATCCTTCTCTGTCTCCTTCAATCTTTCAACTTCGCTA GTTCACAGTCTTTTATTGGGGTCAATTATGGTCAAGTGGCTGATAACTTACCCCCACCATCAGCCACAGCGAAGCTCCTACAATCTACGGCTGTACAGAAAGTTAGGCTCTATGGTGCTGATCCAGCAATCATTAAAGCACTGGCAGATACTGGAATTGGGATAGTTATTGGTGCTGCTAATGGAGACATCCCTGCTTTAGCTTCAGATCCCAATTTTGCGACTCAGTGGGTTAACTCGAACGTTTTAGCTTACCCTTCTAGCAAGATCATTCTCATCACAGTTGGTAACGAG GTATTGTTATCGAACGATCAAAACCTGATCTCTCAACTTTTACCAGCGATGCAAAATATGCAAAAAGCACTTACCTCTGCCTCCCTCGGCGGCAAGGTCAAGGTCTCCACTGTGCATTCCATGGCCATACTGTCTCAGTCCGACCCGCCTTCTTCGGGTTTGTTTAGCCCGGCTTATCAAGACACTATGAAAGGGTTATTGCAGTTCCAAAAGGACAATGGTTCACCCATTGCCGTTAATCCGTACCCCTTTTTTGCTTACCAGAGCGACCCAAGACCGGAGACTCTGGCTTTTTGCTTGTTTCAACCCAACTCGGGACGAGTTGACTCGGGAAATGGGATCAAGTACATGAACATGTTTGATGCTCAG GTTGATGCTGTACGGTCGGCCTTAAATGCTATGGGATTCAATGACATTGAGATTTTGGTTGCTGAGACAGGGTGGCCTTACAAAGGTGACAGCAACGAGGTTGGGCCAAGCGTTGAGAATGCAAGGGCTTATAATGGCAATTTGATTTCTCGCCTTAGATCAATGGTTGGAACCCCACTAATGCCTGGAAAATCTGTAGATACATATATCTTCGCCCTTTATGATGAGGATTTGAAACCTGGTCCTGGTTCGGAACGATCGTTTGGGCTCTTCAAGCCTGACCTTTCAATGACGTATGATATTGGTCTTTCAAAGAGTAGCTTG ACTCCATCGACTCCAAAACCTCCAGCAACTTCATCACCAAGTCCAGCAACAGTAGGCTGGTGCGTGCCGAAAACCGGTGCTTCTGATACTCAATTGCAGGCAAGTCTCGACTATGCCTGTGGCCAAGGCATAGATTGCGGCCCCATTCAACCAGGAGGTGCCTGTTTCATACCAGATACTCTGGCATCACATGCTGCTTATGCCATTAATCTCTACTACCAGGCTTCTGCAAAGAATCCATGGAACTGTGATTTCTCAGAAACGGCTGCACTCACGTCCAAAAATCCCA GTTACAATGGCTGCACCTACCCTGGGGGGAGCACTTGA
- the LOC118059023 gene encoding proline-rich receptor-like protein kinase PERK15, whose product MSSPAPEESPVSPPPPLESSPPPAASQPPSPRPPREEVSPPPTTPPPPPPSEEISPPPPAEVSPPPTTTPPPPSDEISPPPPPSEDSVTTPPPQKNDNGGSRSPPPPSSSSKFHNSPPPPRPLGPSRDSSSNNSPKSSSGNGDGTNLVPTIAGVVVGVGVLLLLALLVFLCACRKKKKRHYDYYNDHSLAHKATGGPYFNAAPPQHHASNWHNESKLGQQVVNLPPPPGGGHGTWSTPPSQGAIMSSEMSSSYSGPHGPVLPPPRPSPLLALGFTKSSFSYEELAAATEGFSQAKLLGQGGFGYVHKGVLPNGKEIAVKSLKAGSGQGDREFQAEVEIISRVHHRHLVSLVGYCIAGDKRLLVYEFVPNSTLEFHLHGKGRPTMDWPTRLKIALGSAKGLAYLHEDCHPRIIHRDIKAANILLDYSFEALVADFGLAKLSSDNYTHVSTRVMGTFGYLSPEYASSGKLTEKSDVFSFGVMLLELITGRLPVDISGDMDDSLVEWATPLCAKALEDGNYDELIDPALKGNYNPHEVACMIACAGASVSYSAKRRPKMSQIVRALEGEVSLDEGIKPGRGFIFSSASSSDLEQSSYSTDIRKFGRTALDGIDYASSEFGHTSEYGLNPSSSSSDEMTKSRRRGP is encoded by the exons ATGTCTTCCCCCGCTCCTGAAGAATCTCCGGtttctccaccaccaccattgGAGTCATCGCCGCCTCCAGCAGCGTCCCAGCCTCCATCCCCACGCCCACCCCGAGAAGAGGTCTCTCCACCACCaacaacaccaccaccaccaccaccttctgAAGAAATCTCACCCCCACCCCCAGCAGAGGTCTCTCCACCACCAACAACAACTCCGCCACCACCTTCTGATGAAATCTCACCCCCACCGCCACCATCTGAAGACTCAG TCACCACCCCCCCTCcccaaaaaaatgataatggtGGTTCTCGGTCGCCTCCACCAccttcatcatcatccaagtttCACAATTCGCCGCCTCCACCGCGACCACTAGGGCCATCAAGGGATTCATCATCAAACAATAGCCCTAAATCTTCTTCAGGCAATGGAGATGGAACTAACCTTGTACCTACTATAGCAGGAGTCGTAGTTGGAGTAGGGGTTTTATTGCTGCTTGCCCTGCTTGTATTTCTCTGTGCAtgcagaaagaaaaagaagagacatTATGATTACTACAACGATCACTCTCTTGCACACAAAG CCACAGGTGGCCCTTATTTCAACGCAGCTCCTCCTCAACATCATGCTAGTAATTGGCACAATGAAAGCAAACTCGGACAGCAAGTTGTAAATCTTCCTCCACCTCCCGGCGGAGGACATGGAACTTGGTCAACACCACCATCTCAGGGTGCAATTATGTCTAGTGAAATGAGTTCCAGTTACTCTGGCCCACACGGTCCGGTATTGCCTCCCCCACGCCCATCGCCATTATTGGCTCTTGGGTTCACCAAGAGCAGCTTCAGCTATGAAGAATTAGCAGCAGCAACCGAGGGATTTTCTCAAGCTAAACTACTAGGCCAGGGAGGTTTTGGCTATGTCCATAAAGGGGTGTTGCCTAATGGAAAGGAAATTGCAGTTAAGAGTCTCAAAGCTGGTAGTGGACAAGGGGATCGTGAATTTCAGGCTGAGGTTGAAATTATTAGCCGTGTCCATCATCGCCACCTTGTGTCCCTTGTTGGTTATTGCATTGCAGGAGATAAAAGGTTGTTGGTTTATGAGTTCGTCCCCAATTCCACCCTTGAATTTCACCTTCATG GTAAGGGTCGTCCGACCATGGACTGGCCTACTAGGCTCAAAATTGCCCTGGGATCAGCCAAAGGACTTGCATATTTGCATGAAGACT GCCACCCACGAATTATCCACAGAGATATTAAAGCGGCAAATATTCTGCTTGACTACAGTTTCGAAGCTTTG GTGGCAGATTTTGGATTGGCCAAGTTATCTTCAGACAACTATACTCATGTATCGACTCGTGTCATGGGAACATTTGG GTACTTGTCTCCAGAATATGCTTCCAGCGGCAAGCTTACCGAGAAATCTGATGTATTCTCCTTCGGTGTCATGCTACTGGAACTAATAACTGGACGTCTCCCTGTGGACATCTCTGGGGACATGGATGACAGCTTGGTAGAATGG GCTACACCTTTATGTGCAAAAGCTCTAGAAGACGGAAACTACGATGAGTTGATTGATCCAGCTTTGAAGGGAAATTACAATCCCCATGAGGTGGCTTGCATGATAGCATGTGCTGGTGCATCAGTTAGTTATTCAGCAAAGAGGCGGCCGAAAATGAGCCAG ATTGTACGAGCACTTGAAGGTGAAGTCTCCTTGGACGAAGGGATAAAACCTGGCCGAGGTTTTATCTTCAGCTCCGCTTCCAGTTCTGATCTTGAACAAAGCTCATATAGTACAGATATACGGAAGTTCGGGAGGACGGCATTAGACGGCATCGATTATGCAAGCAGTGAATTTGGTCACACGAGTGAGTACGGGCTGAATCCCTCCTCATCGAGCAGTGATGAAATGACGAAGAGTCGGAGACGTGGTCCTTGA
- the LOC118058757 gene encoding coatomer subunit gamma isoform X2, with protein sequence MAQPLVKKDDDHDDEEYSPFLGIEKGAVLQEARVFNDPQLDPRRCSQVITKLLYLLNQGDSFTKTEATEVFFSVTKLFQSKDFGLRRMVYLIIKELSPSADEVIIVTSSLMKDMNSKTDMYRANAIRVLCRITDGTLLTQIERYLKQAIVDKNPVVASAALVSGIHLLQTNPEIVKRWSNEVQEAVQSRAALVQFHALALLQQIRQNDRLAVSKLVTSLTRGTVRSPLAQCLLIRYATQVIRESANTQTGDRPFYDFLESCLRHKAEMVIFEAARAITELSGVTNRELTPAITVLQLFLSSSKPVLRFAAVRTLNKVAMTHPMAVTNCNIDMESLISDQNRSIATLAITTLLKTGNESSVDRLMKQITNFMSDIADEFKIVVVEAIRSLCLKFPLKYRSLMNFLSNILREEGGFEYKKAIVDSIVILIRDIPEAKESGLLHLCEFIEDCEFTYLSTQILHFLGIEGPKTTDPSKYIRYIYNRVHLENATVRAAAVSTLAKFGAMVDALKPRIFVLLRRCIFDSDDEVRDRTTLYLSTLGGDGEVVETDGDTKTFLFGDLDIPLVNLETSLKNYEPSEEPFDIDSVPKEVKSQPLAEKKAPGKKPTGLGAPPAGPPSTADAYERLLSSIPEFSDFGKLFKSSAPVELTEAETEYAVNVVKHIFDRHVVFQYNCTNTIPEQLLENVSVIVDSSEADNFAEVASKPLRSLPYDTPGQTFVAFEKPEGITAVGKFSNTLRFIVKEVDPTTGEAEDDGVEDEYQLEDLEVVAADYMMKVGVSNFRNAWESMGDDFEHVDEYGLGPRENLAEAVIAVINLLGMQPCEGTEVVATNSRSHTCLLSGVFLGNVSVLVRLQFGIHGSRDVAMKLAVRSEDEAVRDTIHEIVSSG encoded by the exons ATGGCACAACCTCTCGTGAAAAAAGACGATGATCACGACGATGAAG AGTACTCTCCGTTTTTGGGGATTGAGAAGGGCGCTGTTCTTCAGGAAGCTAGGGTTTTTAATGATCCTCAACTTGATCCGAGAAGATGCTCTcag GTTATCACAAAGCTTCTTTATCTACTGAACCAAGGAGATTCCTTCACCAAG ACTGAAGCCACAGAAGTTTTCTTTTCCGTGACAAAGCTTTTCCAGTCGAAAGATTTCGGTTTGAGGAGAATggtttatttgattataaagGAATTATCGCCATCAGCAGATGAG GTTATTATTGTCACAAGCTCCCTAATGAAGGACATGAATAGCAAGACTGATATGTACCGAGCAAATGCCATCCGTGTGCTTTGTCGGATAACAGATGGAACCCTTCTTACCCAGATCGAACGATATCTGAAACAAGCAATAGTTGACAAGAATCCAGTGGTTGCTAGTGCAGCCTTGGTCAGTGGGATTCATTTACTCCAG ACGAACCCAGAGATTGTCAAAAGGTGGAGTAATGAGGTTCAAGAAGCTGTACAGTCAAGGGCTGCCCTTGTACAATTCCATGCACTGGCTTTGCTCCAGCAG ATACGACAGAACGATCGACTTGCTGTTAGTAAGTTAGTTACTAGTTTGACTAGGGGAACTGTTCGCTCACCACTGGCTCAATGCCTCTTAATACGTTATGCTACTCAG GTTATTCGTGAGTCAGCTAACACACAAACAGGGGACCGCCCTTTCTATGATTTTCTGGAGAGTTGTCTGCGCCATAAGGCTGAAATGGTGATATTTGAGGCTGCCAGAGCAATTACAGAGCTCAGTGGTGTGACAAACCGAGAATTGACTCCAGCGATCACTGTTCTCCAGCTCTTCTTGAGTTCTTCCAAGCCTGTGCTGAGATTTGCAGCTGTCCGCACTTTGAACAAG GTGGCCATGACTCATCCCATGGCTGTCACAAACTGCAATATTGATATGGAGAGCTTAATTTCTGACCAGAACAGAAGCATTGCCACTCTTGCAATCACCACTCTACTTAAGACAGGAAATGAATCAAGTGTGGATCGCTTGATGAAGCAGATAACAAATTTCATGTCAGATATAGCtgatgagttcaaaattgttgttGTGGAAGCCATAAGGTCACTGTGTTTGAAGTTTCCCTTGAAGTATAGATCATT GATGAACTTTTTAAGCAACATTCTCAGGGAGGAAGGAGGATTTGAATACAAAAAGGCTATTGTAGATTCAATTGTGATCCTTATCAGAGATATCCCTGAAGCAAAGGAAAGTGGTTTACTTCATTTGTGTGAATTTATTGAAGATTGTGAATTTACCTATCTATCCACACAG ATACTCCACTTTCTGGGGATTGAAGGCCCAAAGACCACAGATCCCAGCAAATATATACGCTATATCTACAACCGTGTGCATCTTGAGAATGCTACTGTCCGGGCTGCTGCTGTGAGCACTCTGGCAAAATTTGGTGCTATGGTTGACGCACTGAAG CCACGAATTTTTGTCCTGTTGAGGCGCTGTATCTTTGACAGTGATGATGAG GTTCGTGATAGAACAACACTTTATCTCAGCACACTTGGGGGTGATGGTGAAGTGGTTGAAACTGATGGAGACACAAAGACTTTTCTCTTTGGAGACCTGGATATCCCTCTTGTGAATCTGGAgacaagtttgaaaaattat GAGCCTTCTGAAGAGCCTTTTGATATTGATTCTGTTCCAAAAGAAGTCAAGTCCCAGCCGCTTGCTGAGAAGAAAGCCCCAGGCAAAAAGCCAACTGGTCTTGGAGCTCCTCCGGCTGGTCCTCCATCTACCGCTGATGCTTACGAAAGGCTTCTTTCCTCTATTCCAGAGTTTTCGGACTTTGGGAAGCTTTTCAAG TCCTCGGCACCTGTGGAGCTTACAGAAGCAGAAACAGAATATGCAGTTAATGTTGTTAAGCACATATTTGATAGGCATGTTGTGTTCCAGTACAACTGCACCAACACGATTCCTGAGCAATTATTGGAAAAT GTCTCTGTTATTGTGGATTCGTCAGAAGCGGATAACTTTGCAGAAGTAGCATCCAAGCCTTTACGATCTCTTCCTTATGACACACCTGGACAAACCTTTGTGGCATTTGAGAAGCCTGAGGGAATCACTGCTGTAGGAAAGTTTTCAAACACATTGAGGTTCATTGTTAAAGAG GTTGATCCAACTACTGGTGAGGCAGAGGACGATGGCGTTGAAGATGAATACCAACTGGAGGACCTTGAGGTTGTTGCAGCAGATTACATGATGAAGGTCGGAGTCTCCAATTTCAGGAATGCTTGGGAAAGCATGGGAGATGATTTTGAGCATGTGGATGAATATGGCCTTGGCCCAAGGGAGAACTTGGCTGAAGCCGTTATCGCTGTCATCAACCTTCTTGGCATGCAGCCTTGTGAG GGAACAGAGGTTGTTGCAACCAATTCAAGGTCACACACGTGTCTACTATCTGGTGTTTTCCTAGGCAACGTGAGTGTGCTTGTGCGGTTGCAGTTTGGAATTCATGGTTCTAGGGATGTTGCAATGAAACTGGCTGTTAGATCTGAGGATGAAGCCGTCAGGGATACCATTCACGAGATTGTATCAAGCGGCTGA
- the LOC118058757 gene encoding coatomer subunit gamma isoform X1: MAQPLVKKDDDHDDEAEYSPFLGIEKGAVLQEARVFNDPQLDPRRCSQVITKLLYLLNQGDSFTKTEATEVFFSVTKLFQSKDFGLRRMVYLIIKELSPSADEVIIVTSSLMKDMNSKTDMYRANAIRVLCRITDGTLLTQIERYLKQAIVDKNPVVASAALVSGIHLLQTNPEIVKRWSNEVQEAVQSRAALVQFHALALLQQIRQNDRLAVSKLVTSLTRGTVRSPLAQCLLIRYATQVIRESANTQTGDRPFYDFLESCLRHKAEMVIFEAARAITELSGVTNRELTPAITVLQLFLSSSKPVLRFAAVRTLNKVAMTHPMAVTNCNIDMESLISDQNRSIATLAITTLLKTGNESSVDRLMKQITNFMSDIADEFKIVVVEAIRSLCLKFPLKYRSLMNFLSNILREEGGFEYKKAIVDSIVILIRDIPEAKESGLLHLCEFIEDCEFTYLSTQILHFLGIEGPKTTDPSKYIRYIYNRVHLENATVRAAAVSTLAKFGAMVDALKPRIFVLLRRCIFDSDDEVRDRTTLYLSTLGGDGEVVETDGDTKTFLFGDLDIPLVNLETSLKNYEPSEEPFDIDSVPKEVKSQPLAEKKAPGKKPTGLGAPPAGPPSTADAYERLLSSIPEFSDFGKLFKSSAPVELTEAETEYAVNVVKHIFDRHVVFQYNCTNTIPEQLLENVSVIVDSSEADNFAEVASKPLRSLPYDTPGQTFVAFEKPEGITAVGKFSNTLRFIVKEVDPTTGEAEDDGVEDEYQLEDLEVVAADYMMKVGVSNFRNAWESMGDDFEHVDEYGLGPRENLAEAVIAVINLLGMQPCEGTEVVATNSRSHTCLLSGVFLGNVSVLVRLQFGIHGSRDVAMKLAVRSEDEAVRDTIHEIVSSG; the protein is encoded by the exons ATGGCACAACCTCTCGTGAAAAAAGACGATGATCACGACGATGAAG CAGAGTACTCTCCGTTTTTGGGGATTGAGAAGGGCGCTGTTCTTCAGGAAGCTAGGGTTTTTAATGATCCTCAACTTGATCCGAGAAGATGCTCTcag GTTATCACAAAGCTTCTTTATCTACTGAACCAAGGAGATTCCTTCACCAAG ACTGAAGCCACAGAAGTTTTCTTTTCCGTGACAAAGCTTTTCCAGTCGAAAGATTTCGGTTTGAGGAGAATggtttatttgattataaagGAATTATCGCCATCAGCAGATGAG GTTATTATTGTCACAAGCTCCCTAATGAAGGACATGAATAGCAAGACTGATATGTACCGAGCAAATGCCATCCGTGTGCTTTGTCGGATAACAGATGGAACCCTTCTTACCCAGATCGAACGATATCTGAAACAAGCAATAGTTGACAAGAATCCAGTGGTTGCTAGTGCAGCCTTGGTCAGTGGGATTCATTTACTCCAG ACGAACCCAGAGATTGTCAAAAGGTGGAGTAATGAGGTTCAAGAAGCTGTACAGTCAAGGGCTGCCCTTGTACAATTCCATGCACTGGCTTTGCTCCAGCAG ATACGACAGAACGATCGACTTGCTGTTAGTAAGTTAGTTACTAGTTTGACTAGGGGAACTGTTCGCTCACCACTGGCTCAATGCCTCTTAATACGTTATGCTACTCAG GTTATTCGTGAGTCAGCTAACACACAAACAGGGGACCGCCCTTTCTATGATTTTCTGGAGAGTTGTCTGCGCCATAAGGCTGAAATGGTGATATTTGAGGCTGCCAGAGCAATTACAGAGCTCAGTGGTGTGACAAACCGAGAATTGACTCCAGCGATCACTGTTCTCCAGCTCTTCTTGAGTTCTTCCAAGCCTGTGCTGAGATTTGCAGCTGTCCGCACTTTGAACAAG GTGGCCATGACTCATCCCATGGCTGTCACAAACTGCAATATTGATATGGAGAGCTTAATTTCTGACCAGAACAGAAGCATTGCCACTCTTGCAATCACCACTCTACTTAAGACAGGAAATGAATCAAGTGTGGATCGCTTGATGAAGCAGATAACAAATTTCATGTCAGATATAGCtgatgagttcaaaattgttgttGTGGAAGCCATAAGGTCACTGTGTTTGAAGTTTCCCTTGAAGTATAGATCATT GATGAACTTTTTAAGCAACATTCTCAGGGAGGAAGGAGGATTTGAATACAAAAAGGCTATTGTAGATTCAATTGTGATCCTTATCAGAGATATCCCTGAAGCAAAGGAAAGTGGTTTACTTCATTTGTGTGAATTTATTGAAGATTGTGAATTTACCTATCTATCCACACAG ATACTCCACTTTCTGGGGATTGAAGGCCCAAAGACCACAGATCCCAGCAAATATATACGCTATATCTACAACCGTGTGCATCTTGAGAATGCTACTGTCCGGGCTGCTGCTGTGAGCACTCTGGCAAAATTTGGTGCTATGGTTGACGCACTGAAG CCACGAATTTTTGTCCTGTTGAGGCGCTGTATCTTTGACAGTGATGATGAG GTTCGTGATAGAACAACACTTTATCTCAGCACACTTGGGGGTGATGGTGAAGTGGTTGAAACTGATGGAGACACAAAGACTTTTCTCTTTGGAGACCTGGATATCCCTCTTGTGAATCTGGAgacaagtttgaaaaattat GAGCCTTCTGAAGAGCCTTTTGATATTGATTCTGTTCCAAAAGAAGTCAAGTCCCAGCCGCTTGCTGAGAAGAAAGCCCCAGGCAAAAAGCCAACTGGTCTTGGAGCTCCTCCGGCTGGTCCTCCATCTACCGCTGATGCTTACGAAAGGCTTCTTTCCTCTATTCCAGAGTTTTCGGACTTTGGGAAGCTTTTCAAG TCCTCGGCACCTGTGGAGCTTACAGAAGCAGAAACAGAATATGCAGTTAATGTTGTTAAGCACATATTTGATAGGCATGTTGTGTTCCAGTACAACTGCACCAACACGATTCCTGAGCAATTATTGGAAAAT GTCTCTGTTATTGTGGATTCGTCAGAAGCGGATAACTTTGCAGAAGTAGCATCCAAGCCTTTACGATCTCTTCCTTATGACACACCTGGACAAACCTTTGTGGCATTTGAGAAGCCTGAGGGAATCACTGCTGTAGGAAAGTTTTCAAACACATTGAGGTTCATTGTTAAAGAG GTTGATCCAACTACTGGTGAGGCAGAGGACGATGGCGTTGAAGATGAATACCAACTGGAGGACCTTGAGGTTGTTGCAGCAGATTACATGATGAAGGTCGGAGTCTCCAATTTCAGGAATGCTTGGGAAAGCATGGGAGATGATTTTGAGCATGTGGATGAATATGGCCTTGGCCCAAGGGAGAACTTGGCTGAAGCCGTTATCGCTGTCATCAACCTTCTTGGCATGCAGCCTTGTGAG GGAACAGAGGTTGTTGCAACCAATTCAAGGTCACACACGTGTCTACTATCTGGTGTTTTCCTAGGCAACGTGAGTGTGCTTGTGCGGTTGCAGTTTGGAATTCATGGTTCTAGGGATGTTGCAATGAAACTGGCTGTTAGATCTGAGGATGAAGCCGTCAGGGATACCATTCACGAGATTGTATCAAGCGGCTGA
- the LOC118058758 gene encoding guanine nucleotide-binding protein subunit beta-2 — protein sequence MSISELKERHVVATETGNSLRERLKQKRLLLLDTDIAGHARAQGRNPVSFGPTDLVCCRILQGHTGKVYSLDWTPEKNRIVSASQDGRLIVWNALTSQKTHAIKLPCAWVMTCAFSPAGQSVACGGLDSVCSIFNLNSPTDKDGNLTVSRMLSGHKGYVSSCQYVPDEDTHLITSSGDQTCVLWDITTGLRTSVFGGEFQSGHTADVLSVSISGSNSRMFVSGSCDSTARLWDTRVASRAVRTFHGHEGDVNAVKFFPDGNRFGTGSDDGTCRLFDVRTGHQLQVYYQQHGDNGIPHVTSIAFSISGRLLFVGYSNNDCYVWDTLLAEVVLNLGSLQNSHEGRISCLGLSADGSALCTGSWDTNLKIWAFGGHRKVI from the exons ATGTCTATTTCGGAGCTAAAGGAACGCCACGTGGTGGCTACCGAGACAGGGAATTCTTTGAGAGAACGATTGAAGCAGAAGCGCCTTCTTTTACTCGATACAGata TTGCGGGACACGCGAGGGCGCAAGGGAGGAATCCGGTGAGTTTTGGGCCCACCGATCTGGTTTGTTGCAGGATTCTTCAAGGACACACTGGCAAG GTGTATTCATTGGATTGGACCCCTGAAAAGAATAGAATAGTAAGTGCATCTCAAGATGGGCGATTAATAGTATGGAATGCTCTAACAAGTCAGAAAACCCATGCCATAAAGCTACCCTGTGCATGGGTGATGACATGTGCTTTCTCCCCTGCTGGACAATCTGTTGCTTGTGGCGGTCTTGATAGTGTTTGCTCAATTTTTAACCTGAATTCACCAACCGATAAGGATGGGAATCTAACTGTCTCGAGAATGCTTAGTGGGCATAAGGGTTATGTTTCGTCTTGTCAGTATGTTCCAGATGAGGATACTCATCTGATAACAAGTTCTGGTGACCAGACATGTGTTTTGTGGGATATTACAACAGGCCTGAGAACTTCTGTGTTTGGAGGAGAATTTCAGTCTGGACATACTGCTGATGTGCTAAG TGTCTCAATTAGTGGGTCAAACTCAAGAATGTTTGTGTCTGGTTCCTGCGATTCAACTGCCCGGTTGTGGGACACCCGTGTTGCAAGTCGAGCAGTGCGCACATTTCATGGGCATGAAGGAGATGTTAATGCTGTAAAGTTCTTTCCAGATGGTAATAGATTTGGAACTGGTTCGGATGATGGAACTTGCAGGTTATTTGATGTCAGGACTGGGCACCAACTCCAAGTTTACTATCAACAGCATGGTGATAATGGGATCCCACATGTAACCTCAATTGCATTTTCAATATCAGGAAGACTTCTCTTTGTGGGATACTCAAACAATGATTGTTATGTGTGGGACACTTTATTGGCCGAG GTTGTTTTGAACTTGGGATCTTTGCAGAACTCCCATGAGGGCCGGATCAGCTGTCTGGGTTTGTCAGCTGATGGAAGTGCCTTGTGTACAGGAAGTTGGGATACAAACCTAAAG ATTTGGGCTTTTGGAGGGCATAGGAAGGTAATCTGA